A part of Salvelinus alpinus chromosome 23, SLU_Salpinus.1, whole genome shotgun sequence genomic DNA contains:
- the LOC139550185 gene encoding uncharacterized protein has protein sequence MCVCVCVCVCRLNMNGPKRTWQQVKIKYKNILQNAVKKNTHRQGTGGGSPKADLTPAEDMALELNKGRPVLEGIPGGKETSIGSSQDATRFIQVSGSTVFLLEPPAQAPDDADPGEGPSAAATAHDGDDDEEETISLDSRRHEDPDAIQWENQPGNISSQAIRKLYGNHLRRQIELADIDIQYKKKKMENLALESEIKKRTIRKLDLEIKKLERELQEDDTAQNKN, from the exons atgtgtgtgtgtgtgtgtgtgtgtgtgtgtagattaaacatgaacgggccaaaacggacatggcagcaggtcaaaatcaaatacaagaacattctgcagaatg cagtgaaaaagaatacccacagacaaggcacgggtggtgggtcaccaaaggctgaccttaccccagcagaggacatggccttggagctaaataaaggcaggcccgtcttagaggggatccctggggggaaagagacgagcataggttcctcccaagatgccacccgcttcattcaag tgtctggcagcactgtgttcctgttagagccaccagcacaagcaccagacgatgctgatcca ggtgaaggccccagtgcagcagcaacagcacatgatggagacgatgatgaggaggagaccatctctctggattccagaaggcatgag gacccagatgctatacagtgggaaaaccagcctggcaacata agctcacaagctatcagaaagttgtatggcaaccacctccggcgccaaatagaactggcagacatagacattcagtacaagaagaaaaagatggaaaatcttgcactggagtccgaaataaaaaagaggacaattaggaaactggaccttgaaataaaaaaacttgagagggag ctccaagaagatgacacagctcaaaataaaaattag